The Gouania willdenowi chromosome 20, fGouWil2.1, whole genome shotgun sequence genome window below encodes:
- the xylb gene encoding xylulose kinase isoform X1, whose translation MCAARVPPVFVGLDFSTQQLKMVCIGADLCVVHQECVHYDSELPQYRTEGGVHIHEDRLTVTSPVLMWVQALDLLLEKLQGAGFNFSAVRALSGSGQQHSSVFWKQGASETLKDLNPTKKLKPQLEHSFSVTHSPVWMDSSTSEQCKGLEEAVGGATNLSHLTGSRAYERFTGSQISKLSAKCPESLRETERISLVSSFAASLFLGGYANIDFSDGSGMNLLDIRGRSWSEACLQTVYPGLGRLLGEPVPSPTLLGTVNPYFVRRYGFSESCSVVAFTGDNPASLAGMRLREGDVAVSLGTSDTLFLSLSDARPELDGHVFCNPVDTHAYMALLCFKNGSLTRERIRKQFARGSWDVFSTALMETPLGNHGNIGFYFDILEITPSAVGDHRFDSDNRQVTSFSPQVEVRALVEGQFLSRRLHAERLGYSIRSGTRVLATGGASSNKHILQVLSDVFNAPVYTIDVSDSACLGSAYRALHGVSKLSFSEVTKNAAPPKLMVTPTPGAQQVYDHMIKRFAQLEEKVCQKSRP comes from the exons atGTGTGCAGCTCGAGTTCCTCCTGTGTTTGTGGGTCTGGACTTTAGTACTCAGCAG ttgaAGATGGTGTGTATCGGAGCTGATCTGTGTGTTGTCCATCAGGAGTGTGTTCACTATGACTCTGAGCTGCCACAatacag gaCTGAAGGAGGAGTTCATATTCATGAAGACAGACTGACTGTGACATCACCAGTGTTGATGTGGGTTCAg GCTCTCGACCTCCTACTGGAGAAGCTGCAGGGGGCAGGGTTTAACTTCTCTGCTGTCAGAGCTCTGAGTGGGAGTGGCCAG CAACACAGCAGTGTATTTTGGAAACAAGGAGCATCTGAAACTCTGAAAGATCTCAACCCGACAAAGAAGCTGAAACCACAGTTAgag CACAGTTTCTCAGTAACACACAGTCCAGTGTGGATGGACAGCAGCACCTCAGAGCAGTGTAAGGGTCTAGAGGAGGCAGTGGGAGGGGCCACCAACCTGTCTCACCTCACTGGGTCTAGAGCATATGAG CGTTTCACCGGAAGTCAGATCTCAAAGCTTTCAGCAAAGTGTCCTGAGTCCCTCAGAGAGACGGAG AGGATCTCATTGGTCAGCAGCTTTGCTGCGTCCCTTTTCCTTGGCGGCTACGCTAACATTGACTTCAGCGACG GCTCAGGGATGAACCTATTGGACATCAGGGGGCGGAGCTGGTCTGAGGCGTGTCTGCAGACCGTGTATCCTGGTCTGGGTCGGTTACTGGGAGAACCTGTCCCCTCCCCCACCCTACTG ggTACAGTCAACCCCTACTTTGTGCGTCGTTATGGGTTCTCAGAGAGCTGCAGTGTTGTTGCGTTCACAGGCGATAATCCAG cgtcACTGGCAGGAATGAGACTCAGAGAGGGAGACGTGGCT gtcagtTTGGGGACCAGTGACACACTCTTTCTGTCACTGAGTGACGCTCGTCCAGAGTTGGACGGACATGTTTTCTGTAACCCTGTGgacacacacgcatacatgGCTCTACTGtg CTTTAAGAATGGATCTCTGACCAGAGAACGAATCAGAAAACAATTTGCTAGAGGATCATGGGATGTTTTTTCCACTGCTTTAATGGAGACTCCTCTTGGTAACCATGGAAACATTG gcttttattttgacattttggaAATCACTCCATCAGCTGTAGGAGATCATCGCTTTGACTCAGACAACAGACAG GTGACCTCCTTTTCTCCTCAGGTTGAGGTTCGAGCTTTGGTTGAAGGTCAGTTCTTGTCTCGTCGTCTTCACGCAGAGCGACTGGGATACTCCATCA GATCAGGAACCAGAGTTTTGGCGACGGGCGGGGCTTCATCCAACAAACACATCCTACAG gtttTGTCCGACGTCTTTAACGCGCCAGTTTACACCATTGACGTGTCTGACTCCGCCTGCCTTGGCTCCGCCTACAGAGCTCTGCATG GTGTGTCCAAACTTTCTTTCTCTGAAGTCACTAAGAACGCTGCCCCCCCCAAACTGATGGTGACCCCCACACCTGGAGCCcagcag GTGTACGATCACATGATAAAACGCTTTGCCCAATTGGAGGAGAAAGTTTGTCAGAAGTCCCGCCCCTAA
- the xylb gene encoding xylulose kinase isoform X2 has protein sequence MDSSTSEQCKGLEEAVGGATNLSHLTGSRAYERFTGSQISKLSAKCPESLRETERISLVSSFAASLFLGGYANIDFSDGSGMNLLDIRGRSWSEACLQTVYPGLGRLLGEPVPSPTLLGTVNPYFVRRYGFSESCSVVAFTGDNPASLAGMRLREGDVAVSLGTSDTLFLSLSDARPELDGHVFCNPVDTHAYMALLCFKNGSLTRERIRKQFARGSWDVFSTALMETPLGNHGNIGFYFDILEITPSAVGDHRFDSDNRQVTSFSPQVEVRALVEGQFLSRRLHAERLGYSIRSGTRVLATGGASSNKHILQVLSDVFNAPVYTIDVSDSACLGSAYRALHGVSKLSFSEVTKNAAPPKLMVTPTPGAQQVYDHMIKRFAQLEEKVCQKSRP, from the exons ATGGACAGCAGCACCTCAGAGCAGTGTAAGGGTCTAGAGGAGGCAGTGGGAGGGGCCACCAACCTGTCTCACCTCACTGGGTCTAGAGCATATGAG CGTTTCACCGGAAGTCAGATCTCAAAGCTTTCAGCAAAGTGTCCTGAGTCCCTCAGAGAGACGGAG AGGATCTCATTGGTCAGCAGCTTTGCTGCGTCCCTTTTCCTTGGCGGCTACGCTAACATTGACTTCAGCGACG GCTCAGGGATGAACCTATTGGACATCAGGGGGCGGAGCTGGTCTGAGGCGTGTCTGCAGACCGTGTATCCTGGTCTGGGTCGGTTACTGGGAGAACCTGTCCCCTCCCCCACCCTACTG ggTACAGTCAACCCCTACTTTGTGCGTCGTTATGGGTTCTCAGAGAGCTGCAGTGTTGTTGCGTTCACAGGCGATAATCCAG cgtcACTGGCAGGAATGAGACTCAGAGAGGGAGACGTGGCT gtcagtTTGGGGACCAGTGACACACTCTTTCTGTCACTGAGTGACGCTCGTCCAGAGTTGGACGGACATGTTTTCTGTAACCCTGTGgacacacacgcatacatgGCTCTACTGtg CTTTAAGAATGGATCTCTGACCAGAGAACGAATCAGAAAACAATTTGCTAGAGGATCATGGGATGTTTTTTCCACTGCTTTAATGGAGACTCCTCTTGGTAACCATGGAAACATTG gcttttattttgacattttggaAATCACTCCATCAGCTGTAGGAGATCATCGCTTTGACTCAGACAACAGACAG GTGACCTCCTTTTCTCCTCAGGTTGAGGTTCGAGCTTTGGTTGAAGGTCAGTTCTTGTCTCGTCGTCTTCACGCAGAGCGACTGGGATACTCCATCA GATCAGGAACCAGAGTTTTGGCGACGGGCGGGGCTTCATCCAACAAACACATCCTACAG gtttTGTCCGACGTCTTTAACGCGCCAGTTTACACCATTGACGTGTCTGACTCCGCCTGCCTTGGCTCCGCCTACAGAGCTCTGCATG GTGTGTCCAAACTTTCTTTCTCTGAAGTCACTAAGAACGCTGCCCCCCCCAAACTGATGGTGACCCCCACACCTGGAGCCcagcag GTGTACGATCACATGATAAAACGCTTTGCCCAATTGGAGGAGAAAGTTTGTCAGAAGTCCCGCCCCTAA